AGCTTTGTCTGTGAATAGTAAATTGCGCTTCTGTCGCGCGTGTGCAGGCATCTTCTCTTGATTTGAATGTGTTAATATTTGTTAGGACTTCCAATGCCGCAGCCCTGATGAGTAAAAGAATTGGGCCACCTTCGCAGTAGCCGCCAACATACCCTTGAGAAGAAAAATAACGCCATGCAGCTAATTCAGGATTTCCCTTAAATTCCAGGCCAGGTAGTTTCTGGTAGGTGATACCTAAGTACTGACATTGTTCCTCCAGAGGCAGTGCGACAACTGCTTGTTTCCAGCCTTCATTAGTAAGTTTGCCGGAGACGTCTGCAAGTCCGCGATTTACAAGGCCTGTAAGAGTGCGTGAAGTGATTGAGATTTCCTTGCCATGAGCAATCTCTTGTAATGCTTTCTGCATTTGATTTGTAAGTGCACGGGCCATGTCATTGTCCAGATGTGGCTTCTAACGTGTATTAGACACCCTAAATTTTTGTTAAAAACGTCAAATTATATAAAAACATCTGATGCAAATTTGTAACAACATGTTATTGTTTGACTAATTAAAAAACGAAAACGACCTAAGGTATACGGAAAAACGTCATGGAAAACCAGCCTGCCAAACCAAAGCTTCTGGATCAGATTCGTGATCGTATCCGCCTGAAGCATTACAGCCGTAGAACAGAGGATGTCTACGTCGACTGGGCGAAACGTTTCATACTGTACCATAACAAACGGCATCCGCAAGAGATGGGAAAACAGGAGATTGAAGCGTTTCTCACTTGGCTTGCCCGTGACCGGCAGGTGTCGGCTTCAACCCAGAATCAGGCCAAGGCAGCGCTGCTGTTTCTGTACAAGGAAGTGCTGGATATGACGTTGCCCTGGCTTGGTGAGGTGGAGCAGGCCAAAAAGCCCCGGAAGATGCCGGTGGTGTTGACCGAGCGTGAAGTGCAGGTGCTGTTGTCACAACTGCCTGATGCCTGGTTGCTGCTTGGGCGCTTGTTGTATGGGACAGGGCTACGCCTGCTGGAGGGGCTGCGACTTCGGGTTCAGGATGTTGATTTCAGCGCAAACCAGATTCTGGTCCGCGACGGTAAGGGGGGCAAGGATCGGGTGACTATGTTGCCGCAGTTGCTGATTCTGCCGTTGAAAGACCATCTACTGCGGGTTAAACAGGTACATGAACACGATCTGGCGGCGGGGTATGGCGAGGTCTGGCTGCCGGAAGGGCTGGCCCGCAAGTATCCCAATGCGGGGCGTGAGTGGATCTGGCAGTATGTCTTTCCCTCGGCGCGGTTGTCGGTTGATCCCCGTTCCGGTGTGACACGGCGGCATCACTTGGATGAAAAGGGATTGCAGCGGGCGATCCGGCAGGCTGCTGCCGATGCCGGGCTGAGCAAGAAGGCAACGCCCCATACCCTGCGTCATTCCTTTGCCACGCATCTGTTGCAATCCGGCTATGATATCCGTACCGTGCAGGAGCTGCTGGGACATAAGGATGTGCAGACTACGATGATTTATACCCATGTGCTAAATAAGGGCGGCAGAGGGGTTGTTTCGCCGCTGGATAGAATATGACGAGGGAAACCGTGATGAATGCATTTAACGATAAGTGTGTTTGCGAAATGCATGCAAAATGCAGTAGATTGGTGTCGGAGGTGCGCTATGCCATCATTGCAAGTACGAGAGCTTCCTGAACATGTGTATCAGAGCCTGTGTGCCGAGGCGGCCCTGGAGCACCGCTCCATCGCGCAACAGGCGGTGGCCGTGCTGGCTCGCGGACTCCGGATCGACGAAAGCCGCCAGCGCCGCAGGGCCGCACTCCTGGCGGAAATCAAGGGCGATGGGTGCAATCTGATTCTGCCTGATCCGGCGGCGTTGGTCCGTGAGGATCGCGAGCGATGATTGCGGTTCTGGATGCCAGTGCCGCCGTGGGCGTTGTGCTGTGTCAGCCTCGGGCCGAGCGGCTGATGGAACCGTTGGAGGCGGCGTCTCTGGTGCTGGCTCCGGACCTTTTTGTGTCAGAAGTGTGTAATGTGTTCTGGAAGTATCGCACGGCAGGTCTGCTTGATCAGGAGCAGGCGGATCGGGCTTTGTCCAGATCGCTTGCGCTGACAGATCGCCTGGAACCGGCTTTTGCCTGTTATCAGGAAGCCTTTGCGCTGGCGGTCAGGCATCAGCATCCGTTTTATGACGCCCTGTATCTGGTGGTTGCCCGGCGCAACAATGCCCTGCTGCTAACCCTTGATCAGCGGCTTGCGGCACTGGCAACAACGCTTGAAATCAAGGTTGCATAAGCTGCAAAAGACAGGGAAGGATACCCCATGACCCACACCACCGCCCAGCTCCAGACCTGGGATAAACAGTACGTCTGGCACCCCTTTACCCAGATGCAGGACTGGCTGGCAGACGATCCGATCGTAATCGTGAAGGGGGAAGGAAGCTGGCTGATCGATTCCGACGGCAACCGTTATCTGGACGGTGTGGCCTCCATGTGGACCAATGTGCATGGTCACAGCCATCCGGAACTGAACCGGGCGCTGGCGGAGCAGGCGGCAAAGATCGAGCATTCAACGCTTCTGGGACTGGCCGGCGAGCAGTCCATCCTGCTGGCCAAACGGTTGGTCGAGATCACGCCGCCGGGCTTGACCCGGGTGTTTTACTCGGACAACGGTTCCACGGCGGTGGAGGTGGGGTTGAAGATGGCCTACCAGTACCACTGTCACCGGGGGGAGCCGCAGCGGACCCGCTTTCTTCGGCTGCAGCATGCCTACCACGGTGATACGGTGGGGGCCATGAGCGTGGGCGGTATCCCGATCTACCATGCCACCTTCAGCCCACTGTTGTTCAGCACCATCGAGGCCCCGGCGCCCTACTGCTACCGCTGCCCGCTGGGCAAGGACGATCCGGCTGCCTGCGGCATGGCCTGCCTGGGGGAACTGGAGCGGCTGGTGCAGGAGCACCGGGGGGAGCTTGCCGGGATGATGCTGGAGCCGCTGCTGCAGGGGGCAGGGGGGATGATCGTGCATCCCCGGGGCTACCTGCGGGGGGTACGGGAGCTGTGCGACCGCTACGGCCTGCTGCTGATCACCGACGAGGTGGCCACCGGCTTCGGTCGTACCGGCCGGATGTTCGCCTGCGAGCATGAAGAGGTGAGCCCGGATATCATGGCCATCTCCAAGGGGCTCTGCGCCGGCTACCTGCCCCTGGCCGCCACCCTGGCCACGGAGAAGATCTACGGAGCCTTTCTGGGCAATTACGCCGAGTTGAAAACGTTTTTCCACGGCCACACCTTCACCGGCAATCCCCTGGCCTGCGCCGTTGCTTTGAAAAGCCTGGAGCTGTTCGAGGAGAACAGCCTGCTGGCGGCGGTGCGGCAGCGCTCGGAGCAGTTGGCCCTCCGGCTGGCGCGGCTGGCGCAGCACCCGCAGGTGGGGAATGTGCGGCAGTGCGGCCTGGCGGCCGGTGTTGAGCTGGTGAAAGGCAAGCACAGCAAAGAACCGTACCCCTGGGAGGAGAAACGGGGGATCAGGGTCTGTGTTGCGGCGAGAAAGCATGGGGTGTTTTCCCGGCCCCTGGGCAATACGGTGGTGGTGTTTCCACCCCTCGCCATCAGCGCCGCCGAGTTGGATTCTCTGCTGACGGGGCTGGAACGGGCAATCGGGGAGGTGTGCGGCGATGGCTGAGGGGATGGAGCTGCAGACCCTGGCGCGGATTCTGGTGATCGACGACGACGAGTCGGGGCGTGGCGTGATGGAGCTGTTGCTACGCAAGGCCGGCTTTGAGGTGCGTACCGCCGCCAACGGCGCCGAGGGACGCACCCTGATCCGCAACGGCGTCTTTGATCTGGCGCTGGTTGATCTGTTGCTGCCGGATTGCAATGGTATCGACATTTTGAAGGATATCCGCGAGGTAGCGCCGCAGGCCCAGGTGGTGATGATTACCGGCCACGCGTCGGCGGAGTCTGCGGTGATGGCGATGAAGGCCGGAGCCTTTGACTACATTACCAAGCCGATCAATTTCGAAGAGCTGAAGCTGGTACTGGGCAAGGCCCGGGAGACGCAACGGCTGCTGTCGGAGAACGTGTACCTGCGCCGGCAATTGCGGGAGCGTTTCCTGTTCGACAGCATCATCGGCAGTTCGCCGGCCATGCGCCGGGTGTTCGAGCGGATGCAGCGGATCGTCAAGACCGATTCCACGGTTCTGATTACCGGCGAATCCGGCACCGGCAAGGAGCTGGTGGCCAGTGCTCTGCACCACAACAGCCGGCGCAAGGACCGGCCGTTCATCGCGGTCAACTGCGGCGCCATCCCCGAGTCGCTGATGGAGAGCGAGCTGTTCGGCCATGTGCGCGGCGCCTTTACCGGCGCGGTGCGGGATCGGATCGGCAAGTTCGAGGCGGCCAACCACGGTACGATTTTCCTTGACGAGATCGGCACCATGCCGCTGCACCTGCAGTCCAAGTTGTTGCGGGTGCTGCAGGAGCAGGAGATCGAGCGGGTCGGCTCCACCCGGGGGATCAAGCTGGATGTACGGGTGATCTCCGCCACCAATGCCGACCTTGACGAGCAGGTGCGCCTGGGAGGCTTCCGCGAAGACCTTTACTACCGGCTGAACGTGATTCCGCTGCACCTGCCGCCGCTGCGGGAGCGTCGGGAGGATATCCTGCCGCTGGTGAGCCACTTTCTGGAAAAGTTCCGCTGCCTGATGGGGCGGCAGGCCATTGCTCTCAGCAAGCAGGCCCTGGATGCACTGGAGCGCTACCAGTGGCCGGGTAACGTCCGCCAGTTGGAGAACGTGGTGGAGCGGATGGTGGCCCTTGCGGACGACGATAACATTTCCCTTGAGGACCTGCCGGCGGAAATTCTGGAACAGGTGGAAGCGCCCCGCGGCATCTGCTTCGAGCTGACCCCCGGCGGTATCGATATGCCCGCCGCCATCGAGGAGTTGGAACGGCAACTGATCGCCAGGGCCCTGGAACTGGGGGGCGGGGTCAAGGCCCGCGCCGCGGCGCTCTTGGGAGTAAACCGGACGACGCTGGTGGAGAAGCTGAAGCGGCTGAGGAGTGCCGAGCAGCGCTGACCTGTCCGGATGCGAAGCTGCGACGGCACGAACAACGAACGGGGTGTTCCCTGCGTGGAACACCCCGTCTGCGTGTCTGTCGTACCGCAGGTCAGGCCCTGAAACGGCTGACCAGGCTTTGCAGCTCTTCGGCCAACTGGGAGAGCCGGGCCGCGGCGGTGGCCGATTCGTTAGCCGCAGCGGACGATTGGCCGACCACGGCGGTCATCTGGTGGATGTTGCCGGTGATCTGGCTGGTGGTGGCGGTCTGCTCCTCGGCGGCGGTGGCGATCTGGGCCACCTGCAGGTTCACCTCGTTGATCTGAGCCAAGATGTCCTCCAGGGCCCGGCCGGAGCGGGCTGCTCCTTCGGTTCCCCGTTCCACCTCCTGGACCCCCTCTTCCATGGCTTGCACGGCACTCCGGGTCTCGTTCTGGATCGCCTTGATCATCTCGCCGATTTCGCGGGTGGCGCGGGTGGTGCGTTCGGCCAGGGCGCGCACCTCGTCGGCCACCACGGCGAAGCCCCGGCCCATCTCGCCCGCCCGGGCAGCCTCGATGGCGGCGTTGAGCGCCAGCAGGTTGGTCTGGTCGGCAATATCCTGGATGGTGGCGACGATGGCGCCGATCTGGTCGGAACGCTGGCCCAGCGCCTCGACACTGGCTGCGGTTCCCTTGACCCGTTGGGCGATGTTGTTCATGTAGCCCACCGTGCTGCGGACCACTTCGGCCCCCTCGTTAACCGCCGTGCTGGCCTGGTAGGAGTTGTCGGCGGCCAGCTGGCAGTTGCGGGAGATGTCCATGCTGGTGGCGGACATCTCTTCGCTGGCGGTGGCCACGGTTTCGGCCTGGCAGGCTACCTGTTCGGCGCCGGTGGCGGTCCGCTCCGCGTTGACGGTCAGTTGCTGGGCAGCGGTTGCCACTTGGGCCGAGCTGTCGGCGACCCGGCGGATGATCTGGGCAAAGGCATCGGTCATGGCATTGACGGAAGTGCCCAGCGAGCCCAGCTCATCCTTGGTAGTCAGCTGAATCCGCTGCGAAAGATCGCCGCCGGCAACGGCTTGGCTGACCCTGGCCAGGGTATCGGTGGCGGAGGTGATGGAACGCTGCACCATGAAGCCGATGATCGCGGAAACGGCGATGGCGGCCAGCACGGCCAGGGCGATGATCACCAGGGTGCGGCGGTAGGCCGAGCTGGCATCCTGGTAGGTGCGTTTCGCCTCCTCGCTTTCATGGGCGTAGATCGCCTTGGCCGCTTCGTCGGCCGGCTTGAACGTGGGGTTGCACTTGGTGACGATCAGGTGGGCCGCCTTTGCAAAGTCGCCGGCCAGTTCCGCTTCCAGAACGCTCAACAGCCCCTCTTTCACGAATACTGTCCGTTTGGCGGCAAAATCATCGACCAGCCGCTTTTCTTCGGCTCCCATCGGACGGCTGGTATACTTGTTCCAGAGGGTTGTGATTTCCTCGATGTTCTTCTTGACGATATCGGTATGGAACGAGGTGGGGTGGTCGTGCAGCCTGACGATGGCCGGATCCTTCGGATCGTGCTGCAGAGCCAGCAACAGATGAATGCGGTTGTCCCGCATCAGTTCCATGATCCGGCTGATCTCCATGACGTTGGTCATGTTTTCCGCGTAGATGTCCTGGATGTCGTTGTTGCTGTGCTTGATTCCGAACAGTCCCAACGCACTGACCAGCACCACTGCCACGCAGCCGGTCACCATCATGATAAACAGTTTTGCCTTGATACTCATAGGTTTCCTCTCTGCCGCGACGTGAATGTTACAATTTACTGCAAACGGTGTTTGTAAAACGCGCCATTCTTTTACCGGAATGCCGGAAAAACTGCAATTGACATTTATCAAATTTGTAAAGAATGGCCGGTTGACAACAAAGAAAGGGGCAGGTTGCTGAACCTGCCCCTGACGGTGGTGGGGAAAAGGGGTGAGGGAAAAGATTTAGTACTTGACCTTGAGACCGCTAACCTCTTCCTTGGTCAGGTCGGGCCAGCGCTTGAGGTTCCAGTTGCCGACCCAATTTTTGAAAATTTGCAGGTTCTTCTGCCGTTCTTCCTCGTTTGCACCCAGGTAGGCGTACATGTTGCCGGGCTTGCCGTCTTTGCTACCGCTGCCGTCGTCAAGGCGACGCATCAGCGCACCGGCGTTGGGCCAACCGACAAAGCTGACCAAGTGGCTGTAGGTGTCCATCCGCATCGCCATTCCCTTTTTCATCCAGACATCTTTCTCTTTCTTGAATCGGGCGTATTCCGGCATGTTTGCGTCATGGCAGGCAAGGCAGTTCTTGTCAAAGATCGCCTTGATGTCCTTGCTCCAGGTGACTTCCTGTGCCTGGGCCAGGCCGCTCAGGAGGGTGAACAGAGCTACTGCTGCAAGGGCGGTTACGGCTTTCATCGGTGTGAGACTCCTTTTTGTTGTTGATTGTTGATTTCAAAAAAAATTAGATGGTAAGCAAAATTATGGCAATCGGCTTTTTGCAGTCTGTCAGTCGGGAAAAGCGACCTGGTTGGGTCCGTTAAATTGGGCTGCATACAAGCGCCTTGTCGGCATCGGCCAGCAGTTGTCCAAAAAAGCGGCCCGTTGGAATGGCGCTGCCACCAATGCTGAAGGCCAGTTCGCCGTACCGGTTGGTACGGGGGGAAGATGAAGTTTTCCACCCTGCGACGTATCCGGTCTGCCACTTGGGCTGTTTTTCGGTGCTTACGTTTTATCGTCGCCGCAGCATCCCTTCTTCTTCCAGAGGGAGGTGTACAGAATCCAGACCGCTCCCCCGGCGATTGCCGCCATCAACAGGATTTCGAAAAACTCCATGTCAGCCTCCCAGGCCCAACAGTTTGCCTCCCTGGTAGATCAGCAGGGCCACGGTCCAGGCCAGGATGGTCGAGTAGGTAAAGGCGACCCCCATCCACTTCCAGGTGCCAAACTCGTGACGCATGGCCGCACCCACCACCACGCAGGGCATGTAGAGCAGAACAAAGGCCATGAAGGCGAAGGAGGTCAGGGGGGTAAACTGTCCTTTCAGCGCCTGTTTCAGGGAGGAAAGGTCCTCTTCCGGCTCTTCCGCTTCCGGCAGGTAGAGCAGGGCGCTGACCGCCGCTTTCACGGCACCGCCGAAGGAGACCACGATTTCCTTCACGTCTTCTCCCAGGGGCGGTGCTGCTTCCTTTTTCTCTTCTTCCTTCGGTGCGTAGATTTCGCCCATGGTTCCCACGACGATCTCTTTGGCGATAACCCCGGTAATCAGGGATGACGCTGCCTCCCAGGTGCCGAAGCCCACGGGTTCGAAAATAGGTGCAACGGCGCTGCCCGCCTTGCCCAGGTAGGAGTCTCTCTTGCTTTCCACGCCCCAGGGAAGGTTGAGCAGGAACCAGACCAGCACCGACACGGCGAAGATGTAGGTACCGGCCTTGATCAGAAAGTGCTTGCCCTTTTCCCAGGTGTGCAGGCAGAGGCTGGCGAAGGAGGGCATCCGGTAGGGAGGCAGTTCCATGATGAACATGGGGGCCTCGCCCCTGAAGAGGGTACGCTTGAAGATGAAGCCCATCAGGACCGCCAGCAGGATTCCCATGATGTAGAGCACCCAGATCACGGTGCCGGGGTTGTCCGGGAAGAAAACCCCCACGAACAACACGTAGACCGGCAACCGTGCACCGCAGGACATGAGCGGAATCAGCAGGGCAGTCAGTATTTTGTCTTTGGGGTTCTCCAGGGTGCGGGTGGCGTAGATGCCCGGCACGTTGCAGCCGAAGCCCAACAGCATCGGGATGAAGGATTTGCCGTGCAGGCCGATGGCATGCATGGCCCGGTCCATCACGAAGGCGGCCCGCGCCATGTAGCCGCTGCCTTCCAGGAAGGTGATGAAGAACATCATGGCAAAGATGACCGGTACGAAGACCAGTACCGAGCCGACGCCGGCGATCACGCCGTCGTTGACCAGGGACACGGTCCAGTCCGGCGCGCCGATGCCGCCGAGAATGGCGGCGGTCCAGCGTTTGAACGGCCCGTTGGTCATGGCATCCAGCCAGTCGCTGAAAGGTGAGGAGAGGTCGAAGGTCAGCTTGAACAGGAACCACATGGCCGCCATGAAGATCGGTATCCCCAGAAAGCGGTTGAGCACGATCCGGTCGATCCGCTCGGTCAGCTCGATGGAACGTTTTTCCGGCTTGGTCAGCACCTCCCGGCAGAGGCCTGCGGACAGGGCGTAGCGGCTGTCGGCCATCACTCCCTCGATATCGTTGCCGTGGGCCCGGTTTAAGTGCTCGAAGGCCTGCGGCGGCAGGGAGGCCGGGGAGATGTTGACCCCCTCCAGCACCAGCTTGTCACCTTCCAGCAGTTTGAGCAGCAGCCAGCGCTGGGGATACTGGTCGAGCAGGGCGCCATGCTGGCGTTGCAGGTGGTCATGCAGGCAGGTGAGTGCGCTTTCAACATCTTCGCCGTAGCTGAGCGTCCGGGGACGATGGGCGGCCGTGCTCTCGGCGGTGGCGACCACCGCCTTCAGCAGGTCGTCCAGGCCGGTCTTGCGGGTCGCCGAGGTGGGCACCACGGTGATGCCAAGTGTTTCAGCCATCTGGGCGGCGTTGATCCGGTATCCCTTTGCCTCGGCCTCGTCGTGGATATTGAGGGCCATTATCATTGGAATGCCCAGTTCAAGGAGCTGGATGGTGAGGTAGAGATTGCGCTCCAGGTTGGTGGCATCCACGACGTTGATGATCAGGTCCGGCTTGTGCTGCACCAGGTAGTCACGGGTGATGATCTCTTCCTGGGTGTACGGGGAAAGGGAATAGCAGCCGGGCAGGTCCACCAGGCGGATGGGGCGGCCGGCGAACTCGAACAGCGCCTCCTTCTTCTCCACGGTGACGCCGGGCCAGTTGCCCACATGGAGGCGGCTGCCGGCAATGGCGTTGATCAGGGTTGACTTGCCGGCATTGGGGTTGCCGGCCACGGCAACGACGTAGGCGTTTTCCCGCTTCATGCCGTCACCTCGATCTCGATCCCTGTGGCCTCGCCTTTACGCAAGGAGAGGTTGTAGCCCTTGACCGTCACTTCGATCGGATCGCCCATGGGCGCCACTTTCTCCACCTTGATCAGTTCTCCGGGGATGACCCCCATATCCATCAGCCGCCGTCTGATCGGGCCGATGGTGGTGTCCAGCTTCAGGATACGCCCCTGTTGGCCGGGTTTGAGGTTGCTGAGATTCATGCTGCCACTCCTTTCACACTGATGGTTCTGGCTATTTTGCGGTCAATGGCGATACGGGCCTCATCCACCAGCAGCAGCAACAGACTTCCATCGTTTTTCAGTACTTCCACCTGCTTGCCCACTCGTAACCCCATCTCTTCAGCCCGAGTTGCCGTGGCCTTGTGGTGATGCGGCATTGCATCTCCCCGGCCATGCCCGGAATCATGGCATCCGCAGTTTCCGCAATGTCTGATGGCGATAATTTCACCCCGTTCTCCGGGGGAGAGCAGTTCCAGCGGCATCATTCGTATCCTCCGAACATGAAGTAGTGGTGGCTCCGGGACACGCGACGGTGTCCCGGAAATTGACATACGAGGCGGATCAGAATTTGAGAACCACGCCGTAAAGTACGGTGACGTCATCTTCGGCTTTGGTCAGGCCGACCTTGACGCCGGCGTTGACGTCAAGGAAGTCGTTGATTTCATAGCGGGCACCGGTCAGGGCGTATATCGGCAGCTCGGTGGAGCCGTAGCCTTCCTTGTTCTCGGAGCTTTTCAGTCCGAAATCGGCAACCGCGAACAGCCCCTTCATCACTTCAACCTCACCGGCGACGGATGCTGACCAGATATTACTGCGCAGAGCCTCGCGGGCTTCGTCAAGACGGTAGGCGTGATGCTCGTAGCCGATGTTGGCGTGCAGGGCGTATGTGCCGTCTTCAAACTCTTTGGTGGCGATCAGGACTACTCCCGGCTGCCAGCGGCCTTCCGAAAGGCCGGCGCTGTACTTGCCGGTGGGCATGATCAGGGTCGGTTTGATGGCGAAGTTGATGCCGGCCAGTTCGGCGAAGGCGTATTTCACTTCCAGGGTCATGTCGCCGAAGCCGTCGGCTTTACCCACCAGTTGGCCGTCTTCCCGGGTCCGGTCGCTGAAGGTGTAGGGGACTTCCAGGGAGATACCCAGAGCTTTGTAGAGACCGGTGGTGATTTTTACCGAACCGTCGCTGGCGGTTGTTTTCTCGGTGACCCCGCTGGTTTTTTCCTTGTTGAACATGGTGGAACCGTTCAGTTCGATTTCCACTTTCCCGACGTCAACGGTACCGGCGTCGTCGGTTTCAAGGGGCGGGCCGGCCAGGGCGGAACCGGCGGTAAACAGGGCAAGGGCCAGGGCGGCAACGGTGGTGCGAAGTGCGTTCATGAACAGCTCTCCTTTTGGATGAAAGTCGATTCCGGCTGGCTTGATGGCGGTGGGTGGCACCGGTGGCTGGCGTATGGAATTCTCTGCGCGGGAAGGCGCGAAGCTAGCGATGTCCGATACTGCGGTTTATTTAGTCAGGATCAGCTTGTTGCTGCTGGTAATCCGTAAGCGATACTCTTCACCGTTATGTAGGATGACGAGCATTTTTTGGTCACCGAACAAGGCGGTGCTGGCCAAGGCTTTGCCGGACATGTCAGGCCTGCCTTTCTCTGTCGCCCGTCGTGGCATTTGTCGAGTTTTGGCACAGCGCGACATGCAGGCAGCTCAGGCATTCCCGCAGCGTACAGACGCCGCAGGCGTGGTGCATGAACACCGGGATGCCCCGTTTCTTTGCGCTGTTCAGCGCCTCGTTGCGGGCTTGGTGGGACACCTTGTTGGTGAAGATGACCACGGCATCCATGTTGCCGATTTTGGTGCCCAGATTCTTTTCTGACTGGCTGAAGATCCGCAGCTCCATCCCCAGGCGCCGTGCTTCCTTCAGGTACTGTTCACCCAGGCGGTCCATGCCGCCGATCAGTGCGATACTCATACATGAACCTCCTGATTGTGGCAATGAAATTTTTTATCATTAGTGGGGCCGGAAAATCGATTCTTGAGGCAGTTGAGTCGATCGATGCACTCGCAGGGTGTTGCGCACTGTTCAAGAAGCGTCCCTACCATCCTGCGTGTCCGCCGAAACGAACCGGCAAGGCAGAGGCTTTTTTCAGGGTTGCCGAAGATTTTCCAGGGCCCCTGGCAGGTGAAGGGAAGTTTCACCAGCCCCATGAATGCGGCCACGTCTTTTGCCGGGTAGCCGATGAACAGTCCGATCTCATGGGGGAAGGAGCCGTGGCCCGCAATCCGTCGGTTCAGCTCCTCAAGCAGGTCGCTGCTGTCACCTGCGCCGTCATATCCTGCCTTCACGAGCAACGCCCTGATGCCGGGATGGGAGAGGTGAGCAGCCAGCTGTTCCGGGTGATAGCAGAAAAGCAGCAGCGCCCGTTCGCTTGACTGCAGCACCCGGAAACGGAGCATGGGCAGTGCCGCGGAAAGCTCATGGCTGTGCTGCTGCCAGAGGTGATACAGGTTTCGTCCGCAGGAGCGCTGCCGGTTCACTAGGGAGACGAGGCTTGCCGGTTTGATGCCGGCAAGGGCTTCCGAGCATTCCAGCACCAGATGAGCCGTCAGGCAGTCGAGCGGATCGGAGAAGCGCGACGCTACCTGGTGTCGTGCAGTGTGTCGCACAGGGCTATTGGGGTGAAGGTTTGCTGTGTTCATGACGATTCCGGTTAATGATTTTTGTTATCAATAAACGAGTGTGGTGCTGCCTGTCAAGGGAAAAGTTAGGGACGGGGTGGGGGAGTTAGGTGGAGGCGCAGCGGTTGCAGGTGCCGTACATGACGGCATTTTTGGTCTCGATGGCTCCCCAGGTGCGGGCCGTTTCGGGAAGCTCGATCCGGTCGAATTCGGGCCATTCGATATCCAGGACCGCCTTGCACAAGGAGCAGATCAGGTGATGGTGGGGGCCGATGACCGCTTCAAAACGAGCCTGGCTCTCTGCGGTCTGAATGCGATTGACCAGGCCGTGCTGTTCCAGGGTTGCCAGGGTTCGGTACACGGTGTCGAGCGAAATCGAGGGCACCTCCCGCGTGATCCGCTTGTGAATCGTTTCAGCCGAGGGGTGGTCGGGGTGCTGCAGCAGCTCACGAAAAATCAAGGTCCGCTGGTGCGTTATTTTCAAGCCTGCTCCACGGCAGGCGAGGGTGAACTGCTCCATCTGGTGGGCTAGCCGTTTACGTGATGTGGTTGGCATGGCGACCTCCCAAGAGCTTATTTTTGCTGATGATCCTCTAAAAGACCCCGTTTGTCAAGAATTGTGATGGGAAGGGTAAAATCGAGCTTGACAAATTACGTAATAGTAATTAATCGTAACAAGGTCAGGCGCAGGGTTTTGTGCTGCTTGTTAATAGTGAATATCAGTTTTTGTTAAATAAATTATGC
The window above is part of the Trichlorobacter ammonificans genome. Proteins encoded here:
- a CDS encoding integron integrase, with the translated sequence MENQPAKPKLLDQIRDRIRLKHYSRRTEDVYVDWAKRFILYHNKRHPQEMGKQEIEAFLTWLARDRQVSASTQNQAKAALLFLYKEVLDMTLPWLGEVEQAKKPRKMPVVLTEREVQVLLSQLPDAWLLLGRLLYGTGLRLLEGLRLRVQDVDFSANQILVRDGKGGKDRVTMLPQLLILPLKDHLLRVKQVHEHDLAAGYGEVWLPEGLARKYPNAGREWIWQYVFPSARLSVDPRSGVTRRHHLDEKGLQRAIRQAAADAGLSKKATPHTLRHSFATHLLQSGYDIRTVQELLGHKDVQTTMIYTHVLNKGGRGVVSPLDRI
- the bioA gene encoding adenosylmethionine--8-amino-7-oxononanoate transaminase, producing MTHTTAQLQTWDKQYVWHPFTQMQDWLADDPIVIVKGEGSWLIDSDGNRYLDGVASMWTNVHGHSHPELNRALAEQAAKIEHSTLLGLAGEQSILLAKRLVEITPPGLTRVFYSDNGSTAVEVGLKMAYQYHCHRGEPQRTRFLRLQHAYHGDTVGAMSVGGIPIYHATFSPLLFSTIEAPAPYCYRCPLGKDDPAACGMACLGELERLVQEHRGELAGMMLEPLLQGAGGMIVHPRGYLRGVRELCDRYGLLLITDEVATGFGRTGRMFACEHEEVSPDIMAISKGLCAGYLPLAATLATEKIYGAFLGNYAELKTFFHGHTFTGNPLACAVALKSLELFEENSLLAAVRQRSEQLALRLARLAQHPQVGNVRQCGLAAGVELVKGKHSKEPYPWEEKRGIRVCVAARKHGVFSRPLGNTVVVFPPLAISAAELDSLLTGLERAIGEVCGDG
- a CDS encoding HAMP domain-containing methyl-accepting chemotaxis protein; translation: MSIKAKLFIMMVTGCVAVVLVSALGLFGIKHSNNDIQDIYAENMTNVMEISRIMELMRDNRIHLLLALQHDPKDPAIVRLHDHPTSFHTDIVKKNIEEITTLWNKYTSRPMGAEEKRLVDDFAAKRTVFVKEGLLSVLEAELAGDFAKAAHLIVTKCNPTFKPADEAAKAIYAHESEEAKRTYQDASSAYRRTLVIIALAVLAAIAVSAIIGFMVQRSITSATDTLARVSQAVAGGDLSQRIQLTTKDELGSLGTSVNAMTDAFAQIIRRVADSSAQVATAAQQLTVNAERTATGAEQVACQAETVATASEEMSATSMDISRNCQLAADNSYQASTAVNEGAEVVRSTVGYMNNIAQRVKGTAASVEALGQRSDQIGAIVATIQDIADQTNLLALNAAIEAARAGEMGRGFAVVADEVRALAERTTRATREIGEMIKAIQNETRSAVQAMEEGVQEVERGTEGAARSGRALEDILAQINEVNLQVAQIATAAEEQTATTSQITGNIHQMTAVVGQSSAAANESATAAARLSQLAEELQSLVSRFRA
- a CDS encoding FeoB-associated Cys-rich membrane protein, which codes for MEFFEILLMAAIAGGAVWILYTSLWKKKGCCGDDKT
- a CDS encoding cytochrome C — its product is MKAVTALAAVALFTLLSGLAQAQEVTWSKDIKAIFDKNCLACHDANMPEYARFKKEKDVWMKKGMAMRMDTYSHLVSFVGWPNAGALMRRLDDGSGSKDGKPGNMYAYLGANEEERQKNLQIFKNWVGNWNLKRWPDLTKEEVSGLKVKY
- a CDS encoding sigma-54-dependent transcriptional regulator produces the protein MAEGMELQTLARILVIDDDESGRGVMELLLRKAGFEVRTAANGAEGRTLIRNGVFDLALVDLLLPDCNGIDILKDIREVAPQAQVVMITGHASAESAVMAMKAGAFDYITKPINFEELKLVLGKARETQRLLSENVYLRRQLRERFLFDSIIGSSPAMRRVFERMQRIVKTDSTVLITGESGTGKELVASALHHNSRRKDRPFIAVNCGAIPESLMESELFGHVRGAFTGAVRDRIGKFEAANHGTIFLDEIGTMPLHLQSKLLRVLQEQEIERVGSTRGIKLDVRVISATNADLDEQVRLGGFREDLYYRLNVIPLHLPPLRERREDILPLVSHFLEKFRCLMGRQAIALSKQALDALERYQWPGNVRQLENVVERMVALADDDNISLEDLPAEILEQVEAPRGICFELTPGGIDMPAAIEELERQLIARALELGGGVKARAAALLGVNRTTLVEKLKRLRSAEQR
- a CDS encoding type II toxin-antitoxin system VapC family toxin yields the protein MIAVLDASAAVGVVLCQPRAERLMEPLEAASLVLAPDLFVSEVCNVFWKYRTAGLLDQEQADRALSRSLALTDRLEPAFACYQEAFALAVRHQHPFYDALYLVVARRNNALLLTLDQRLAALATTLEIKVA